A genome region from Lucilia cuprina isolate Lc7/37 chromosome 3, ASM2204524v1, whole genome shotgun sequence includes the following:
- the LOC111684236 gene encoding histone acetyltransferase Tip60 isoform X1 has product MKQKIDIDEDVSSICESTASLTEGCRLSVRMHKTDDWPLAEIVSIKDHDGKRQFYVHYVDFNKRLDEWVTEEDLDTRKVQFPRRDGTQTGASTGVTTPKKHLSIAGSVSRPTSPQPAGGEMVNGNAVLAAALQKKINRKRKVNSVAVPLKEDVVPKKDCNVLQINSTPLPLSAPPVVAAAAATTESSPASLPVTTNEEGSQDGKNGTPRQSGSMVTIHQDDVVTRMKNIEMIELGKHRIKPWYFSPYPQELCQMPCIYICEFCLKYRKSRKCLERHLVKCNLRHPPGNEIYRKNTISFFEIDGRKNKVYAQNLCLLAKLFLDHKTLYYDTDPFLFYVMTEYDNRGFHIVGYFSKEKESTEDYNVACILTMPPYQRKGYGKLLIEFSYELSKFEGKTGSPEKPLSDLGLLSYRSYWAQTILEIFISQKPTNDGEKPTITINDICEVTSIKKEDVISTLQNLNLINYYKGQYIVCINRDTIDQHKKAMDKRKIRIDSKALHWTPKDWSKRSKW; this is encoded by the exons atgaaacagAAAATTGATATCGATGAAGATGTATCCTCTATATGTGAATCTACA GCATCGCTGACGGAAGGATGTAGACTCTCGGTACGAATGCATAAAACAGACGATTGGCCCTTAGCAGAAATCGTTAGTATAAAGGACCATGATGGCAAAAGACAATTTTATGTCCATTATGTTGatt TTAATAAGCGCTTGGACGAATGGGTAACGGAAGAAGATTTAGACACAAGAAAAGTACAATTTCCTCGCAGAGATGGTACACAGACGGGCGCTAGTACTGGTGTCACCACTCCTAAGAAACATCTTTCAATAGCTGGCAGTGTTTCACGACCGACATCGCCACAACCTGCTGGTGGTGAAATGGTCAATGGAAATGCTGTACTGGCGGCAGcactacagaaaaaaataaacagaaaaagaaaagtaaattctGTTGCAGTGCCCTTAAAGGAGGATGTAGTTCCTAAGAAAGATTGTAATGTTTTACAGATCAATTCCACACCTTTGCCTTTGTCAGCACCTCCAGTGGTAGCGGCAGCAGCTGCGACCACTGAATCCTCACCTGCCTCTTTGCCAGTGACCACAAATGAAGAAGGTTCGCAGGATGGTAAAAATGGTACCCCCAGACAATCAGGTAGTATGGTCACTATACATCAGGATGATGTAGTGACAcgtatgaaaaatattgaaatgatAGAATTGGGTAAACACCGTATTAAACCTTGGTATTTTTCCCCATATCCCCAG GAATTGTGCCAAATGCCGTGTATCTATATCTgtgaattttgtttgaaatatcgTAAGAGTCGCAAGTGCCTGGAAAGGCATTTGGTGAAATGTAATCTACGACACCCGCCCGGCAATGAAATTTATCGCAAGAATACCatatcattttttgaaattgatgGGCGAAAAAATAAAGTGTACGCCCAGAATCTATGTTTACTGGCTAAACTTTTTCTGGACCACAAAACGTTGTACTATGACACCgatccatttttattttatgtaatgaCGGAATACGACAATCGAGGCTTTCATATAGTGGGCTACTTCTCAAAAGAAAAAGAGAGTACAGAAGACTACAATGTGGCTTGTATTTTAACCATGCCTCCTTACCAGCGTAAAGGCTATGGCAAATTACTTATAGAATTCAGCTATGAATTATCTAAATTTGAGGGTAAAACAGGTTCTCCCGAAAAGCCTTTATCAGATTTGGGTCTTTTATCGTATCGCTCCTACTGGGCGCAAACAATATTGGAGATATTTATCAGTCAAAAACCTACGAATGATGGAGAAAAGCCGACCATAACAATCAA TGATATTTGTGAAGTAACATCCATCAAAAAGGAAGATGTTATTTCAACCCTGCAGAATTTGAATTTAATCAACTATTACAAGGGACAATACATAGTTTGTATTAATCGTGATACTATAGATCAACACAAAAAGGCCATGGACAAGAGAAAAATACGCATTGATTCAAAAGCCCTACATTGGACACCTAAAGACTGGTCCAAACGTTCTAAGTGGTAA
- the LOC111684236 gene encoding histone acetyltransferase Tip60 isoform X3 — MKQKIDIDEDVSSICESTASLTEGCRLSVRMHKTDDWPLAEIVSIKDHDGKRQFYVHYVDFNKRLDEWVTEEDLDTRKVQFPRRDGTQTGASTGVTTPKKHLSIAGSVSRPTSPQPAGGEMVNGNAVLAAALQKKINRKRKINSTPLPLSAPPVVAAAAATTESSPASLPVTTNEEGSQDGKNGTPRQSGSMVTIHQDDVVTRMKNIEMIELGKHRIKPWYFSPYPQELCQMPCIYICEFCLKYRKSRKCLERHLVKCNLRHPPGNEIYRKNTISFFEIDGRKNKVYAQNLCLLAKLFLDHKTLYYDTDPFLFYVMTEYDNRGFHIVGYFSKEKESTEDYNVACILTMPPYQRKGYGKLLIEFSYELSKFEGKTGSPEKPLSDLGLLSYRSYWAQTILEIFISQKPTNDGEKPTITINDICEVTSIKKEDVISTLQNLNLINYYKGQYIVCINRDTIDQHKKAMDKRKIRIDSKALHWTPKDWSKRSKW, encoded by the exons atgaaacagAAAATTGATATCGATGAAGATGTATCCTCTATATGTGAATCTACA GCATCGCTGACGGAAGGATGTAGACTCTCGGTACGAATGCATAAAACAGACGATTGGCCCTTAGCAGAAATCGTTAGTATAAAGGACCATGATGGCAAAAGACAATTTTATGTCCATTATGTTGatt TTAATAAGCGCTTGGACGAATGGGTAACGGAAGAAGATTTAGACACAAGAAAAGTACAATTTCCTCGCAGAGATGGTACACAGACGGGCGCTAGTACTGGTGTCACCACTCCTAAGAAACATCTTTCAATAGCTGGCAGTGTTTCACGACCGACATCGCCACAACCTGCTGGTGGTGAAATGGTCAATGGAAATGCTGTACTGGCGGCAGcactacagaaaaaaataaacagaaaaagaaaa ATCAATTCCACACCTTTGCCTTTGTCAGCACCTCCAGTGGTAGCGGCAGCAGCTGCGACCACTGAATCCTCACCTGCCTCTTTGCCAGTGACCACAAATGAAGAAGGTTCGCAGGATGGTAAAAATGGTACCCCCAGACAATCAGGTAGTATGGTCACTATACATCAGGATGATGTAGTGACAcgtatgaaaaatattgaaatgatAGAATTGGGTAAACACCGTATTAAACCTTGGTATTTTTCCCCATATCCCCAG GAATTGTGCCAAATGCCGTGTATCTATATCTgtgaattttgtttgaaatatcgTAAGAGTCGCAAGTGCCTGGAAAGGCATTTGGTGAAATGTAATCTACGACACCCGCCCGGCAATGAAATTTATCGCAAGAATACCatatcattttttgaaattgatgGGCGAAAAAATAAAGTGTACGCCCAGAATCTATGTTTACTGGCTAAACTTTTTCTGGACCACAAAACGTTGTACTATGACACCgatccatttttattttatgtaatgaCGGAATACGACAATCGAGGCTTTCATATAGTGGGCTACTTCTCAAAAGAAAAAGAGAGTACAGAAGACTACAATGTGGCTTGTATTTTAACCATGCCTCCTTACCAGCGTAAAGGCTATGGCAAATTACTTATAGAATTCAGCTATGAATTATCTAAATTTGAGGGTAAAACAGGTTCTCCCGAAAAGCCTTTATCAGATTTGGGTCTTTTATCGTATCGCTCCTACTGGGCGCAAACAATATTGGAGATATTTATCAGTCAAAAACCTACGAATGATGGAGAAAAGCCGACCATAACAATCAA TGATATTTGTGAAGTAACATCCATCAAAAAGGAAGATGTTATTTCAACCCTGCAGAATTTGAATTTAATCAACTATTACAAGGGACAATACATAGTTTGTATTAATCGTGATACTATAGATCAACACAAAAAGGCCATGGACAAGAGAAAAATACGCATTGATTCAAAAGCCCTACATTGGACACCTAAAGACTGGTCCAAACGTTCTAAGTGGTAA
- the LOC111684238 gene encoding uncharacterized protein LOC111684238 yields MSTFIKPSTPTKSRPNFKPGTPTKSKSLTSINIASGSSNNVNSSTKELEEINLLLNLETLKRNRDNEIILKQNVEEALKIFEERRHKYFTLVAKCATLVKLACTRKVLLRNELIEFPTDAARADANSIKEKLSSGSATDYISTPDLEKFKEMLQQVEKYKNLPIRRTELVDLQNATDAIQYSIEAIEISLEKCTIQGLDHFVDTLDMLNYPKLLKEYDQNDY; encoded by the coding sequence atgtctACATTTATAAAACCCTCAACACCAACAAAAAGTCGTCCAAACTTTAAGCCTGGCACACCCACTAAATCAAAATCATTGACCAGCATCAACATTGCCAGTGGCAGTTCTAATAATGTAAATTCTTCAACTAAGGAATTGGAAGAGATCAACTTGCTACTCAACTTGGAAACTTTAAAACGCAATCGCGACAATGAAATTATTCTAAAGCAAAATGTTGAAGAAGCTCTCAAAATTTTTGAAGAACGCCGTCACAAGTATTTCACTTTGGTGGCCAAATGTGCGACTTTAGTGAAATTGGCCTGTACACGTAAAGTTTTACTGCGTAATGAGTTAATTGAATTTCCTACTGATGCAGCTCGCGCTGATGCCAATAGTATTAAAGAAAAGTTAAGCAGTGGCAGTGCTACTGATTATATCAGCACTCCtgatttggaaaaatttaaggaaatgttGCAACAAGTGgagaaatacaaaaatctacCTATTCGCCGTACGGAATTAGTAGATCTTCAAAACGCTACCGATGCCATACAGTATTCCATAGAAGCTATAGAAATATCTTTGGAAAAATGTACCATACAGGGGCTGGATCATTTTGTCGACACACTGGATATGTTAAACTACCCGAAACTGTTGAAGGAATATGACCAAAACgactattaa
- the LOC111684239 gene encoding tRNA (cytosine(34)-C(5))-methyltransferase, whose product MGRKNKSNPFAAKKRQKRQNAEEGKPERRAEPYPDIVRDNPAFIKYYNVQNICADEQEWEKFLLAIRDNLPATFRVTGFKGEAKALLDIIQTELFTEYVKGVAELRGKPVEEVERPLCLPWYPNGMAYQLDLTRKDIRRSEPLYRLHNFLINETNAGAISRQEAVSMIPPLVLDVKPTDKVLDMCAAPGSKTAQLIEALHAEPEKYKIPPGFVLANDVDNNRCYMLVHQAKRLNSPCFVVTNHDSAFFPNLLKTEADGSKSILKFDKILCDVPCSGDGTLRKNPDIWLKWNLAQAYNLHGIQYRITRRGAEMLEVGGRLVYSTCSLNPIENEAVLQRIIADSKGALEIVDASHLVPGLKYKPGMTEWKLASKEVDEIYSSFEEVPEKYHTVIRPNMFPMPKEEIEKLGLEKCIRVLPHLQDSGGFFVAVLHKKSQLPFEKNDVKDLLEKPKPEVKLDENGQPIEEKSVPWGPQRKRRRLHGYKEDPYVFFEENDADWEEIKQFYDLDDSLNKRCLLTRCITEKKKNIYYCSDLIRDLVLLNENNIKIINTGVKSFVRCENRHTQHPFRLAQEGLQTTNAFVGDSRRIQVEKEDLILQLNCTDPTKPPSTNELKEATQKRCKELSVGSCIIKYVDERFTLYIVGWRGTSSLRAYVDSNETLHILRLLGADLSKFEVNKYEKAREAAAALAEASALTAAAAEDTLKEVEQNMTPMETNETEENATNE is encoded by the exons atgggtcgtaaaaataaatctaatccTTTTGCTGCCAAAAAACGTCAAAAGCGCCAAAat GCCGAAGAAGGGAAGCCGGAACGCCGTGCAGAACCCTATCCTGATATTGTGCGTGATAACCCTGCATTTATTAAATACTATAATGTACAAAATATCTGTGCAGATGAGCAGGAGTGGGAAAAGTTTTTGTTGGCCATACGTGACAATTTACCGGCTACTTTCAGAGTGACCGGTTTTAAAGGGGAAGCTAAGGCCTTATTGGATATTATACAGACTGAATTGTTTACTGAATATGTTAAGGGTGTAGCAGAGTTACGTGGTAAACCCGTAGAGGAGGTAGAACGTCCTCTTTGTCTTCCATGGTATCCCAATGGAATGGCCTATCAATTAGATTTGACCCGCAAGGATATACGTCGTTCAGAACCCTTGTATCGTCTGCACAATTTCCTTATAAACGAAACAAATGCTGGTGCTATAAGTCGTCAAGAAGCTGTGTCTATGATACCGCCTCTTGTTTTGGATGTTAAACCTACAGACAAAGTTTTGGATATGTGTGCTGCTCCTGGCTCCAAAACTGCTCAATTAATTGAGGCTTTACATGCCGAaccagaaaaatataaaatcccaCCAGGTTTTGTCCTAGCTAATGATGTAGATAATAATCGTTGTTATATGTTGGTGCATCAGGCCAAACGTTTGAATTCTCCCTGTTTTGTGGTGACTAATCATGATAGTGCCTTCTTTCCCAATTTGTTG aAAACTGAAGCAGATGGTTCTAAATCCATTTTaaaattcgataaaattttgtgtgaTGTGCCCTGTTCTGGTGACGGAACTTTGCGCAAAAATCCTGATATTTGGTTAAAATGGAATCTGGCACAGGCTTATAATTTACATGg CATACAATACCGCATTACTAGAAGAGGTGCTGAAATGCTTGAGGTAGGCGGTCGTTTGGTTTATTCCACTTGCTCCTTAAATCCCATAGAAAATGAGGCAGTCTTACAACGCATTATTGCTGACTCTAAAGGAGCTCTTGAAATTGTCGATGCTTCCCATTTGGTGCCCGGCTTAAAATATAAACCTGGTATGACAGAATGGAAATTGGCTTCCAAAGAAGTAGATGAAATCTATAGCAGTTTTGAAGAGGTACCAGAAAAATATCACACTGTCATTAGACCCAACATGTTCCCTATGCCCAAggaagaaattgaaaaattggGCTTAGAAAAATg CATACGTGTATTGCCACATTTGCAAGATTCTGGTGGTTTCTTTGTAgctgttttacacaaaaagtctcAATTGCCTTTCGAGAAAAATGATGTTAAAGATTTGTTAGAAAAACCAAAACCAGAAGTTAAATTAGACGAAAATGGCCAACCCATTGAGGAAAAATCTGTTCCCTGGGGTCCCCAGCGTAAACGTAGACGTCTACATGGCTATAAAGAAGATCCCTACGTATTCTTTGAAGAAAATGATGCTGACTGGgaagaaattaaacaattttatgatttAGATGATTCGCTAAACAAACGTTGTTTACTTACCAGATGCATaacagagaaaaagaaaaatatttattattgctcTGATTTGATAAGAGATTTggtattattaaatgaaaataatattaagataATCAATACTGGAGTTAAATCCTTTGTACGTTGTGAAAATCGTCACACCCAACACCCCTTCCGTTTAGCGCAGGAAGGTCTGCAGACTACAAATGCATTTGTAGGAGACAGCCGTAGAATACAAGTTGAAAAGGAAGATTTAATATTGCAACTTAACTGTACAGATCCTACCAAACCTCCTTCAACAAATGAACTTAAAGAAGCCACCCAAAAAAGATGTAAAGAATTAA GTGTTGGCAGttgtattattaaatatgtagatgAACGTTTTACTTTGTACATAGTGGGTTGGCGTGGTACTTCCAGTCTTCGTGCTTATGTCGACAGCAATGAAACTTTACATATTTTACGTTTATTGGGCGCTGATCTTAGTAAATTTG aggttaataaatatgaaaaggcTAGAGAAGCAGCAGCTGCTTTAGCAGAAGCTTCTGCTTTAACAGCTGCTGCAGCTGAAGACACTTTAAAAGAGGTCGAACAAAATATGACCCCCATGGAAACAAATGAAACTGAAGAAAACGCAACAAATGAATaa
- the LOC111684240 gene encoding eukaryotic translation initiation factor 3 subunit G-1, which produces MPGVDTIKSSWADEVELDYGGLPPPTEVIENGFKYVTEYKYDKDDKKVKVVRTYKISKQVVPKTVALRRTWAKFGESKNDKAGPNSQTTIVAEEIFMQILNTKEEEKTNDPLLDLSKNIAKCRICNGEHWSVYCPYKGTAMDTNLMEKKATAAATAVTEAPKPGKYVPPFLKDSQKGGMGMRGRDDTAAIRISNLSESMTEQDLEELIKRIGQHTKMYLARDKNTGLCKGFAYVHFRQRKDAAAAIEILNGHGYDHLILSAEWSKPQNN; this is translated from the coding sequence ATGCCAGGCGTTGATACAATTAAATCTTCATGGGCCGATGAGGTTGAGTTAGATTACGGAGGTCTGCCACCACCTACCGAAGTAATTGAAAATGGTTTCAAATACGTCACAGAGTACAAGTACGACAAGGATGACAAGAAAGTTAAAGTAGTGCGTACGTATAAAATTTCCAAGCAAGTTGTACCCAAAACAGTTGCACTCCGACGCACCTGGGCCAAATTCGGCGAATCCAAGAACGATAAGGCGGGACCCAACTCACAGACTACAATTGTGGCTGAAGAAATCTTTATGCAAATTCTCAACACCAAGGAAGAAGAGAAGACAAATGATCCTTTGTTGGATTTGAGCAAAAATATTGCCAAGTGTCGTATTTGTAATGGTGAGCATTGGTCCGTTTACTGTCCATACAAAGGCACCGCTATGGACACCAATCTTATGGAAAAGAAAGCAACAGCCGCCGCCACCGCTGTCACAGAAGCACCCAAACCTGGCAAATATGTACCTCCATTCCTTAAAGACAGTCAAAAAGGTGGTATGGGTATGCGTGGACGTGATGATACCGCAGCTATTCGTATTTCCAATTTATCTGAATCTATGACCGAACAAGATCTTGAAGAGCTTATCAAACGTATTGGACAACATACCAAAATGTATTTGGCCCGCGATAAGAACACCGGCCTCTGCAAAGGTTTCGCCTACGTTCATTTCCGCCAACGCAAAGATGCCGCTGCTGCTATTGAAATCCTTAATGGTCACGGTTATGATCATTTGATCTTGAGCGCCGAATGGTCGAAACCCCAGAACAACTGA
- the LOC111684236 gene encoding histone acetyltransferase Tip60 isoform X2, whose translation MKQKIDIDEDVSSICESTASLTEGCRLSVRMHKTDDWPLAEIVSIKDHDGKRQFYVHYVDFNKRLDEWVTEEDLDTRKVQFPRRDGTQTGASTGVTTPKKHLSIAGSVSRPTSPQPAGGEMVNGNAVLAAALQKKINRKRKVNSVAVPLKEDVVPKKDCNVLQINSTPLPLSAPPVVAAAAATTESSPASLPVTTNEEGSQDGKNGTPRQSGSMVTIHQDDVVTRMKNIEMIELGKHRIKPWYFSPYPQELCQMPCIYICEFCLKYRKSRKCLERHLVKCNLRHPPGNEIYRKNTISFFEIDGRKNKVYAQNLCLLAKLFLDHKTLYYDTDPFLFYVMTEYDNRGFHIVGYFSKEKESTEDYNVACILTMPPYQRKGYGKLLIEFSYELSKFEGKTGSPEKPLSDLGLLSYRSYWAQTILEIFISQKPTNDGEKPTITINDICEVTSIKKEDVISTLQNLNLINYYKGQYIVCINRDTIDQHKKAMDKRKIRIDSKALHWTPKDWSKRSK comes from the exons atgaaacagAAAATTGATATCGATGAAGATGTATCCTCTATATGTGAATCTACA GCATCGCTGACGGAAGGATGTAGACTCTCGGTACGAATGCATAAAACAGACGATTGGCCCTTAGCAGAAATCGTTAGTATAAAGGACCATGATGGCAAAAGACAATTTTATGTCCATTATGTTGatt TTAATAAGCGCTTGGACGAATGGGTAACGGAAGAAGATTTAGACACAAGAAAAGTACAATTTCCTCGCAGAGATGGTACACAGACGGGCGCTAGTACTGGTGTCACCACTCCTAAGAAACATCTTTCAATAGCTGGCAGTGTTTCACGACCGACATCGCCACAACCTGCTGGTGGTGAAATGGTCAATGGAAATGCTGTACTGGCGGCAGcactacagaaaaaaataaacagaaaaagaaaagtaaattctGTTGCAGTGCCCTTAAAGGAGGATGTAGTTCCTAAGAAAGATTGTAATGTTTTACAGATCAATTCCACACCTTTGCCTTTGTCAGCACCTCCAGTGGTAGCGGCAGCAGCTGCGACCACTGAATCCTCACCTGCCTCTTTGCCAGTGACCACAAATGAAGAAGGTTCGCAGGATGGTAAAAATGGTACCCCCAGACAATCAGGTAGTATGGTCACTATACATCAGGATGATGTAGTGACAcgtatgaaaaatattgaaatgatAGAATTGGGTAAACACCGTATTAAACCTTGGTATTTTTCCCCATATCCCCAG GAATTGTGCCAAATGCCGTGTATCTATATCTgtgaattttgtttgaaatatcgTAAGAGTCGCAAGTGCCTGGAAAGGCATTTGGTGAAATGTAATCTACGACACCCGCCCGGCAATGAAATTTATCGCAAGAATACCatatcattttttgaaattgatgGGCGAAAAAATAAAGTGTACGCCCAGAATCTATGTTTACTGGCTAAACTTTTTCTGGACCACAAAACGTTGTACTATGACACCgatccatttttattttatgtaatgaCGGAATACGACAATCGAGGCTTTCATATAGTGGGCTACTTCTCAAAAGAAAAAGAGAGTACAGAAGACTACAATGTGGCTTGTATTTTAACCATGCCTCCTTACCAGCGTAAAGGCTATGGCAAATTACTTATAGAATTCAGCTATGAATTATCTAAATTTGAGGGTAAAACAGGTTCTCCCGAAAAGCCTTTATCAGATTTGGGTCTTTTATCGTATCGCTCCTACTGGGCGCAAACAATATTGGAGATATTTATCAGTCAAAAACCTACGAATGATGGAGAAAAGCCGACCATAACAATCAA TGATATTTGTGAAGTAACATCCATCAAAAAGGAAGATGTTATTTCAACCCTGCAGAATTTGAATTTAATCAACTATTACAAGGGACAATACATAGTTTGTATTAATCGTGATACTATAGATCAACACAAAAAGGCCATGGACAAGAGAAAAATACGCATTGATTCAAAAGCCCTACATTGGACACCTAAAGACTGGTCCAAACGTTCTAAGTG A